The following are from one region of the Melaminivora suipulveris genome:
- a CDS encoding ABC transporter ATP-binding protein: MSDVILETSHLTKEFKGFTAVSDVNLAVRRGSIHALIGPNGAGKTTCFNLLTKFLVPTSGTIRFNGVDITREQPAQIARRGVIRSFQISAVFPNLTLLENVRMGLQRKLGTSYHFWRSEKSLHQLDGRARELLAEVGLADMADELTVNLPYGRKRALEIATTLAMEPELMLLDEPTQGMGHEDVDRVTQLIKKVSQGRTILMVEHNMKVISTIADRITVLQRGAVLAEGPYEEVSNNPQVMEAYMGTTDGQLQGAH; encoded by the coding sequence ATGAGCGACGTCATACTGGAAACTTCCCACCTCACCAAGGAATTCAAGGGCTTCACCGCCGTGAGCGACGTGAACCTGGCCGTGCGCCGTGGTTCCATCCACGCGCTGATCGGGCCCAACGGCGCAGGCAAGACGACGTGCTTCAACCTGCTGACCAAATTCCTGGTGCCCACCTCGGGCACCATTCGCTTCAACGGCGTCGACATCACGCGTGAGCAGCCGGCGCAGATTGCCCGGCGCGGCGTGATCCGCTCGTTCCAGATCTCGGCCGTGTTCCCGAACCTGACGCTTCTGGAGAACGTGCGCATGGGCCTGCAGCGCAAGCTGGGCACGTCCTACCACTTCTGGCGCAGCGAAAAAAGCCTGCACCAGCTCGACGGCCGCGCACGCGAACTGCTGGCCGAAGTCGGCCTGGCTGACATGGCCGACGAGCTGACGGTGAACCTGCCCTACGGCCGCAAGCGCGCGCTGGAGATCGCCACCACGCTGGCCATGGAGCCCGAGCTGATGCTGCTGGACGAGCCCACGCAGGGCATGGGTCACGAGGACGTGGACCGCGTGACCCAGCTCATCAAGAAGGTATCCCAGGGCCGCACCATCCTGATGGTCGAGCACAACATGAAGGTCATCTCCACGATCGCCGACCGCATCACCGTGCTGCAGCGCGGCGCCGTGCTGGCCGAGGGGCCGTACGAGGAAGTGTCGAACAACCCGCAGGTCATGGAAGCCTACATGGGCACGACCGACGGCCAGCTGCAGGGAGCACATTGA
- a CDS encoding ABC transporter ATP-binding protein has protein sequence MVTPALEIKDLHAWYGESHVLHGVDMVVQPGEVVTLLGRNGAGRTSTLRAIMGLTGARSGSVRIHGTETIAMATHRIAHLGVGYCPEERGIFSSLSCEENLLLPPTLKTGTAGMSEGEIYAMFPNLAERKNSQGTRLSGGEQQMLAVARILRTGAKLLLLDEISEGLAPVIVQALARMITTLREKGYTVVMVEQNFRFAAPLADRFYVMEHGRMVEHFAAAELQAKMPVLNQLLGV, from the coding sequence ATGGTTACACCCGCACTTGAAATCAAGGACCTGCACGCCTGGTACGGCGAGTCGCACGTGCTGCACGGCGTGGACATGGTCGTGCAGCCCGGCGAAGTGGTGACGCTGCTGGGACGCAACGGGGCAGGGCGCACGTCCACCCTGCGCGCCATCATGGGCCTGACCGGCGCGCGCTCAGGCTCGGTGCGCATCCACGGCACCGAGACCATCGCCATGGCCACGCACCGTATCGCCCACCTGGGCGTGGGTTACTGCCCCGAGGAACGCGGCATCTTCTCCAGCCTGTCGTGCGAGGAGAACCTGCTGCTGCCGCCCACGCTCAAGACCGGCACGGCCGGCATGTCGGAGGGCGAAATCTATGCCATGTTCCCCAACCTGGCCGAGCGCAAAAACAGCCAGGGCACGCGCCTGTCCGGCGGCGAGCAGCAGATGCTGGCCGTGGCGCGCATCCTGCGCACCGGCGCCAAGCTGCTGCTGCTCGACGAGATCTCCGAGGGTTTGGCCCCCGTCATCGTGCAGGCGCTGGCGCGCATGATCACCACGCTGCGCGAAAAGGGCTACACGGTGGTCATGGTCGAGCAGAACTTCCGCTTCGCCGCGCCGCTGGCGGACCGTTTCTACGTCATGGAGCACGGCCGCATGGTCGAGCACTTTGCCGCCGCCGAGCTGCAGGCCAAGATGCCTGTGCTCAATCAACTGCTGGGCGTATGA
- a CDS encoding ABC transporter substrate-binding protein, translated as MQHRLKTTVSLLAAAGLSLAALQVQAQDKVKIGFITDMSSLYADVEGKNGAMAIQMAIDDFGGKVLGKPIELLTADHQNKADIAASKAREWIDTQGLTMLFGGTNSSTALAQAKIAAEKKRVFITSGAGSSALTNEQCSPYTVHYAYDTVALAKGTGSAVVKNGGKTWFFLTADYAFGQALEADTSKVVKENGGTVLGSVKHPINVSDFSSFLLQAQNSKAQILALANAGGDTINAIKAAKEFGINKTMKMAGLLVFITDIHSLGLKNTEGLLLTTSWDWNLNDQTRAFGKKFFEKAKRMPTDIQAADYSATMNYLKAVQAAGTTDADKVMEKLKSTPIDDFYAKGVIRPDGRFVHDMYLVQVKSPAESKQPWDYYKVVAKLPGDQVYTTKAESKCELWK; from the coding sequence ATGCAACACCGTCTCAAGACCACCGTCTCCCTGCTGGCCGCCGCCGGCCTGTCCCTGGCCGCCCTGCAGGTGCAGGCGCAGGACAAGGTGAAGATCGGCTTCATCACCGACATGTCCAGCCTGTATGCCGACGTCGAAGGCAAGAACGGCGCCATGGCCATTCAGATGGCCATCGACGACTTCGGCGGCAAGGTGCTGGGCAAGCCCATCGAGCTGCTCACCGCCGACCACCAGAACAAGGCCGACATCGCCGCGTCCAAGGCGCGCGAGTGGATCGACACGCAGGGCCTGACCATGCTGTTTGGCGGCACCAACTCCAGCACCGCGCTGGCGCAGGCAAAAATAGCCGCCGAGAAAAAGCGCGTCTTCATCACCAGCGGCGCGGGCAGCTCGGCGCTGACCAACGAGCAGTGCAGCCCCTACACCGTGCACTACGCCTACGACACCGTGGCGCTGGCCAAGGGCACGGGCAGCGCCGTGGTCAAGAACGGCGGCAAGACCTGGTTCTTCCTGACAGCCGACTACGCCTTCGGCCAGGCGCTGGAGGCCGACACCTCCAAGGTGGTCAAGGAAAACGGCGGCACGGTGCTCGGCAGCGTCAAGCACCCGATCAACGTCTCGGACTTCTCGTCCTTCCTCTTGCAGGCGCAGAACTCCAAGGCGCAGATCCTGGCGCTGGCCAACGCCGGCGGCGACACCATCAACGCCATCAAGGCGGCCAAGGAATTCGGCATCAACAAGACCATGAAGATGGCCGGCCTGCTGGTGTTCATCACCGACATCCACAGCCTGGGCCTGAAGAACACCGAAGGCCTGCTGCTCACGACGAGCTGGGACTGGAACCTGAACGACCAGACGCGCGCTTTTGGCAAGAAGTTCTTCGAAAAAGCCAAGCGCATGCCCACCGACATCCAGGCGGCGGACTACTCGGCCACCATGAACTACCTCAAGGCCGTGCAGGCCGCCGGCACCACGGATGCCGACAAGGTCATGGAAAAGCTCAAATCCACGCCCATCGACGACTTCTACGCCAAGGGCGTGATCCGTCCCGACGGCCGCTTCGTGCACGACATGTACCTTGTGCAGGTCAAGTCGCCCGCCGAGTCCAAGCAGCCCTGGGACTACTACAAGGTCGTCGCCAAGCTGCCCGGCGACCAGGTCTACACCACCAAGGCCGAGAGCAAGTGCGAGCTTTGGAAGTGA
- a CDS encoding ABC transporter substrate-binding protein codes for MKTKLTAVALTLAAAGLATTAHAQDKVKIGYISDMSSLYADLEGKGGATAIQMAIDDFGGKVLGKPIELLTVDHQNKADIAASKAREWIDTQGLTMIFSGTNSGTALALAKVAEEKKRVMINNGAGSSALTNEACTPYSVHYAYDTVALSKGAAGAIVDGGGKSWFFLTADYAFGHAMEADASTVVKSKGGTVTQAVRHPLNASDFSSFLLQAQNSKAQVLALANAGGDTINTIKAAKEFGIDKTMKVAPLLVFYSDIHSLGLKNTAGMQFVTSWYWDMDDASRKFADAYMKKTNRRPTEIQAADYSATMNYLKAVQAAGTTDADKVMETWRGMKMDDFFAKGYLRADGSYIHDMYLVQVKEPKESKGTWDYYKIVKKLPGEEVFTTKAESKCALWK; via the coding sequence ATGAAGACGAAGCTCACCGCTGTGGCGTTGACGCTGGCCGCGGCCGGCCTGGCCACGACCGCCCACGCGCAGGACAAGGTCAAGATCGGCTACATCAGCGACATGTCCAGCCTGTACGCCGACCTGGAGGGCAAGGGCGGCGCCACCGCCATCCAGATGGCGATTGACGACTTCGGCGGCAAGGTGCTGGGCAAGCCCATCGAGCTGCTCACCGTGGACCACCAGAACAAGGCCGACATCGCCGCCAGCAAGGCGCGCGAGTGGATCGACACGCAGGGCCTGACCATGATCTTCAGCGGCACCAACTCCGGCACCGCCCTGGCGCTTGCCAAGGTGGCCGAAGAGAAGAAGCGCGTGATGATCAACAACGGCGCGGGCAGCTCGGCGCTGACCAACGAGGCCTGCACGCCTTACTCGGTGCACTACGCCTACGACACCGTGGCGCTGTCCAAGGGCGCGGCCGGCGCCATCGTGGACGGCGGCGGCAAGAGCTGGTTCTTCCTCACCGCCGACTACGCCTTCGGCCACGCCATGGAGGCCGATGCCTCCACCGTCGTCAAATCCAAGGGCGGCACGGTAACCCAGGCGGTGCGCCACCCGCTCAACGCTTCGGACTTCTCCTCGTTCCTGCTGCAGGCGCAGAACTCCAAGGCCCAGGTGCTGGCTCTGGCCAACGCCGGCGGCGACACCATCAACACCATCAAGGCCGCCAAGGAGTTCGGCATCGACAAGACCATGAAGGTCGCGCCGCTGCTGGTCTTCTACAGCGACATCCACAGCCTGGGCCTGAAGAACACCGCCGGGATGCAGTTCGTGACCAGCTGGTACTGGGACATGGACGACGCCTCGCGCAAGTTCGCCGACGCCTACATGAAGAAGACCAACCGCCGCCCCACCGAGATCCAGGCGGCCGACTACTCGGCCACCATGAACTACCTCAAGGCCGTACAGGCCGCCGGCACCACCGATGCCGACAAGGTCATGGAAACCTGGCGCGGCATGAAGATGGACGACTTCTTCGCCAAGGGCTACCTGCGCGCCGACGGCAGCTACATCCACGACATGTACCTGGTGCAGGTCAAGGAGCCCAAGGAGTCCAAGGGCACCTGGGACTACTACAAGATCGTCAAGAAGCTGCCCGGCGAGGAGGTCTTCACCACCAAGGCCGAGAGCAAGTGCGCACTGTGGAAATAA
- a CDS encoding branched-chain amino acid ABC transporter permease: MEIFGVSMPAMMSQLLLGLVNGSFYAILSLGLAVIFGLLNVINFAHGALFMLGALTTWMAMNYLGINYWAMLILAPLVVGVFGVLIERLLLRWIYKLDHLYGLLLTLGLTLLIEGVFRSIYGVSGLGYDTPELLEGATNLGFMILPNYRAWVVVASIVVCLATWYVIEKTKLGAYLRAGTENPRLVEAFGVNVPVMITLTYAFGTALAAFAGVLAAPVYQVTPLMGQNLIIVVFAVVVIGGMGSIMGSILTGLGLGVIEGFTKVFYPEASSTVVFVIMAIVLLIRPAGLFGKEK, from the coding sequence ATGGAAATCTTCGGTGTCTCCATGCCGGCCATGATGAGCCAGCTCCTCCTGGGGCTGGTCAATGGCTCGTTCTACGCCATCCTCAGCCTGGGCCTGGCCGTCATCTTCGGCCTGCTCAACGTGATCAACTTCGCGCACGGCGCGCTGTTCATGCTGGGGGCGCTGACCACCTGGATGGCCATGAACTACCTCGGCATCAACTACTGGGCGATGCTGATCCTGGCGCCGCTGGTGGTAGGGGTCTTTGGCGTGCTCATCGAGCGGCTCTTGCTGCGCTGGATCTACAAGCTGGACCATCTCTACGGCCTGCTGCTCACCCTGGGCCTGACGCTTTTGATCGAGGGGGTGTTTCGCTCCATCTACGGCGTCTCCGGCCTGGGATATGACACGCCCGAGCTTCTGGAGGGCGCGACCAACCTGGGCTTCATGATCCTGCCCAACTACCGCGCCTGGGTGGTGGTGGCCTCCATCGTCGTGTGCCTGGCCACCTGGTACGTGATCGAGAAGACCAAGCTGGGCGCCTACCTGCGCGCCGGCACCGAGAACCCGCGCCTGGTCGAGGCCTTCGGCGTCAACGTGCCGGTCATGATCACGCTGACCTACGCCTTCGGCACCGCGCTGGCCGCGTTCGCCGGCGTGCTGGCCGCACCCGTGTACCAGGTCACGCCGCTGATGGGTCAGAACCTGATCATCGTGGTCTTCGCCGTGGTGGTGATCGGCGGCATGGGCTCCATCATGGGCTCCATCCTCACCGGACTGGGCCTGGGCGTCATCGAAGGCTTCACCAAGGTCTTCTACCCGGAAGCCTCCTCCACCGTGGTCTTCGTGATCATGGCCATCGTCCTGCTCATCCGCCCCGCCGGCCTGTTCGGCAAGGAAAAGTGA
- a CDS encoding branched-chain amino acid ABC transporter permease, with the protein MNVKKFAPIGYGLLLLGLIAAPFLGAYPVFVMKLLCFALFASAFNLLLGYTGLLSFGHAAFLGGAAYVTGHAMKVWGATPELGLLAGLLSGALLGLVMGWFTIRRQGIYATMITLALAQMLFFAALQMPFTGGEDGLQGVPRGKLFGVIDLASDLTMYYVCLIVVVAAFLLIVRTIYSPFGQVLKGIKENEPRAISLGYDVNRFKLLAFVISAALSGLAGALKTVVLGFATLSDVHWTASGHVVLMTLVGGMGTLSGPLVGSAVVVLLENKIGELGTFLARLTSVEWFNTLGESVTIVTGLIFVVCVLAFRRGIMGELIAWLERRRGAVGANRAP; encoded by the coding sequence ATGAACGTCAAGAAATTCGCTCCCATCGGTTACGGCCTGCTGCTGCTGGGTCTGATCGCCGCGCCCTTCCTGGGCGCCTACCCGGTGTTCGTGATGAAGCTGCTGTGCTTCGCGCTGTTCGCCTCCGCCTTCAACCTGCTGCTGGGCTACACGGGCCTGCTGTCCTTCGGCCACGCGGCCTTCCTGGGCGGCGCGGCCTACGTCACCGGCCACGCCATGAAGGTCTGGGGCGCCACGCCCGAGCTGGGCCTGCTGGCCGGCCTGCTGAGCGGCGCGCTGCTGGGCCTGGTCATGGGCTGGTTCACCATCCGCCGCCAAGGCATCTACGCCACCATGATCACGCTGGCGCTGGCCCAGATGCTGTTCTTCGCCGCGCTGCAGATGCCCTTCACCGGCGGCGAGGACGGCCTGCAGGGCGTGCCGCGCGGCAAGCTGTTCGGCGTGATCGACCTGGCGAGCGACCTGACCATGTACTACGTGTGCCTGATCGTGGTGGTCGCCGCCTTCCTGCTGATCGTGCGCACCATTTACTCGCCTTTCGGCCAGGTGCTCAAGGGCATCAAGGAAAACGAGCCCCGCGCCATCTCGCTGGGCTACGACGTCAATCGCTTCAAGCTGCTGGCCTTCGTCATCTCGGCGGCGCTGTCCGGCCTGGCCGGCGCGCTCAAGACCGTCGTGCTGGGCTTTGCCACGCTGTCGGACGTGCACTGGACGGCCTCCGGCCACGTGGTCTTGATGACGCTGGTGGGCGGCATGGGGACTCTCAGCGGCCCCCTGGTCGGCTCGGCCGTGGTGGTGCTGCTGGAAAACAAGATCGGCGAGCTGGGCACCTTTCTCGCGCGCCTCACCAGCGTCGAGTGGTTCAACACCCTGGGCGAGTCGGTCACCATCGTCACCGGTCTGATCTTCGTGGTCTGCGTGCTGGCCTTCCGCCGCGGCATCATGGGCGAGCTGATTGCCTGGCTGGAGCGCCGGCGTGGTGCTGTGGGCGCGAACCGGGCGCCCTGA
- a CDS encoding lipocalin-like domain-containing protein — protein sequence MAGLARRQLMLATAAGLLGWRAPALALAPRVLAFPRDHGSHPDLRTEWWYITGQARSEDARLWGFQITFFRSRVDVARGMRSAFAARQLIFAHAALTDVQSARQWHDQRIARAGFGIAGADEDDARIRLQDWSLERTQVPNIPGHSRWAIRAQADGLALDLQCTSTQPVLLQGHAGLSRKGPDASQASYYVSQPHLAVTGAFVVDGQRIAIAADLPAPDNRAWMDHEWSEALMHPQAVGWDWIGMNLADGGALTAFSLRRADGSQLWAGGSMRRAGEAQARIFGSDEVTWTPLRRWTSGASGATYPVDWRVDTPAGRFTVQALLDAQELDSRASTGAIYWEGLCRLLDAQGREVGRGYLEMTGYAGALSLT from the coding sequence ATGGCGGGCCTGGCAAGGCGGCAACTCATGCTGGCCACGGCGGCCGGCCTGCTGGGCTGGCGCGCGCCGGCGCTGGCCCTGGCGCCGCGCGTGCTGGCCTTTCCGCGCGACCACGGAAGCCACCCGGATCTGCGTACCGAGTGGTGGTACATCACCGGCCAGGCGCGCAGCGAGGACGCGCGCCTGTGGGGTTTCCAGATCACTTTCTTTCGCTCGCGCGTCGATGTGGCGCGGGGCATGCGCTCGGCCTTTGCGGCGCGGCAGTTGATCTTTGCGCACGCTGCACTGACCGACGTGCAGAGCGCGCGGCAGTGGCATGACCAGCGCATCGCGCGCGCGGGTTTTGGCATTGCGGGTGCGGATGAGGACGATGCACGCATCCGACTGCAGGATTGGTCGCTCGAACGCACGCAGGTGCCGAACATACCGGGTCACAGTCGCTGGGCCATCCGCGCGCAGGCCGATGGCTTGGCGCTGGACCTGCAATGCACCAGCACGCAGCCGGTGCTGCTGCAGGGCCACGCCGGCCTGTCGCGCAAGGGGCCGGACGCGAGCCAGGCCAGCTACTACGTCAGCCAGCCGCACCTGGCGGTGACCGGCGCCTTCGTGGTGGATGGGCAGCGCATCGCCATTGCCGCCGACCTGCCCGCGCCCGACAACCGCGCCTGGATGGACCACGAGTGGAGCGAGGCGCTGATGCACCCGCAGGCCGTGGGCTGGGACTGGATCGGCATGAATCTGGCGGACGGCGGCGCGCTCACCGCGTTCAGCCTGCGGCGTGCGGATGGCAGCCAGTTGTGGGCCGGCGGGTCAATGCGCCGCGCGGGTGAAGCGCAGGCGCGGATCTTCGGCAGCGACGAGGTGACTTGGACGCCGCTGCGGCGCTGGACCAGCGGCGCGAGTGGCGCGACCTATCCGGTGGATTGGCGCGTCGATACGCCCGCCGGGCGCTTCACCGTGCAGGCGCTGCTGGATGCGCAGGAGCTGGACAGCCGGGCCTCGACGGGGGCGATCTACTGGGAAGGCTTGTGCCGGCTGCTCGATGCACAGGGGCGAGAGGTCGGGCGCGGTTATCTCGAGATGACAGGCTACGCAGGAGCGCTGAGCCTGACTTGA
- a CDS encoding PLP-dependent cysteine synthase family protein, with product MSTSLPHPPAHALWLPQAIARIEADYHRSADTHLIPLPLPAFAAHGIDLYLKDESTHPTGSLKHRLARSLFLYALCNGWVHEGSTIVEASSGSTAVSEAYFARLLGLPFVAVMPRSTSAEKIALIEFYGGRCHFVDAADQVYDAARAVATQTGGHYMDQFTYAERATDWRGNNNIAESMFTQMQRERHPLPRWIVVGAGTGGTSATIGRYVRFQMYGTGVCVADPAGSVFSQYHRTGDETLTAPGSRIEGIGRPRVEPSFIRTLVNRMEEVADDESIAAMRALSNLLGRRVGPSTGTNFVAMLRLACEMRDRGESGSILSLLCDSGERYLPTYHDEAWVQRVVGDCAAARSRIDALTS from the coding sequence ATGTCTACATCCCTCCCACATCCGCCCGCCCACGCGCTTTGGCTGCCCCAGGCCATCGCCCGCATCGAAGCCGACTACCACCGCAGCGCCGACACCCACCTGATCCCGCTGCCTCTGCCCGCCTTCGCCGCGCACGGCATCGACCTGTACCTCAAGGACGAGTCCACGCACCCGACGGGCAGCCTCAAGCACCGCCTCGCGCGCTCGCTGTTTCTGTATGCGCTGTGCAACGGCTGGGTGCATGAGGGCTCGACCATCGTCGAGGCGTCCAGCGGCTCGACGGCGGTGAGCGAGGCTTACTTCGCCCGGCTGCTGGGCCTGCCCTTCGTGGCAGTGATGCCGCGCTCGACATCCGCCGAAAAGATCGCGCTGATCGAGTTCTACGGCGGGCGCTGCCACTTCGTCGATGCCGCCGATCAGGTGTACGACGCGGCGCGTGCCGTGGCGACGCAGACGGGCGGGCACTACATGGACCAGTTCACCTACGCCGAGCGCGCCACCGACTGGCGCGGCAACAACAATATTGCCGAGAGCATGTTCACGCAGATGCAGCGCGAGCGCCATCCGCTGCCGCGCTGGATCGTGGTGGGCGCGGGCACGGGCGGCACCAGCGCGACGATTGGCCGCTATGTGCGCTTTCAGATGTATGGCACCGGGGTATGCGTGGCTGACCCTGCGGGCTCTGTGTTCAGCCAGTACCACCGCACGGGCGACGAGACGCTGACGGCGCCCGGCTCGCGCATCGAGGGCATCGGCCGCCCGCGCGTGGAGCCGAGCTTCATTCGCACGCTGGTGAACCGCATGGAGGAGGTGGCGGACGATGAATCCATCGCGGCCATGCGGGCGCTGTCAAACCTGCTGGGCCGGCGCGTGGGGCCGTCCACGGGCACCAATTTCGTCGCCATGCTGCGCCTGGCGTGCGAGATGCGCGACCGGGGCGAGAGCGGCTCCATCCTGTCGCTGCTGTGCGACTCGGGCGAGCGTTATCTGCCCACCTACCACGACGAAGCCTGGGTGCAGCGCGTGGTGGGTGACTGCGCGGCGGCGCGCTCGCGCATCGACGCTTTAACCAGCTGA
- a CDS encoding helix-turn-helix domain-containing protein, with protein sequence MRLTALRKQAGLSQMQLAERLGVGQSMISKIERGENYVDVMFFVDWCKACESCASPGQELDLLMSG encoded by the coding sequence ATGCGTCTGACCGCGCTGCGCAAGCAAGCCGGGTTGTCCCAGATGCAATTGGCCGAACGCCTGGGTGTGGGGCAGTCCATGATTTCCAAGATAGAGCGTGGCGAGAACTATGTGGACGTGATGTTTTTCGTGGACTGGTGCAAGGCCTGCGAATCCTGCGCCAGCCCGGGACAGGAGCTGGACCTTCTGATGAGTGGCTGA
- a CDS encoding PIG-L deacetylase family protein, with protein MNRTAKRIFVLSPHADDAELGVGGYLAKAVDQGAEVMVALATAGTVQHFHGSEVTGSQRLDEFHAAMAVLGVQQVRVLTQERDGELPHFSYARMVGMLDALQRSFQPDEILLPLPSAHQDHTYCWEVGIAMTRPHRVTHVPALVAGYEYPLTSWGQGAGFSAFRGGLYIDVSATWTRKLQALRQHVSQFGDADGDPLALEGVAALARLRGAEAGFGHAELLHVVRQRWF; from the coding sequence ATGAATCGCACCGCCAAGCGCATATTCGTTCTCAGCCCGCATGCGGATGATGCGGAGCTGGGCGTGGGTGGCTATTTGGCCAAGGCGGTCGATCAGGGGGCCGAAGTCATGGTGGCTCTGGCGACGGCGGGAACCGTGCAGCATTTCCACGGGTCCGAGGTAACCGGTAGCCAGAGGCTGGATGAGTTTCATGCCGCCATGGCGGTACTGGGTGTGCAGCAAGTGCGCGTGCTGACGCAGGAACGTGATGGCGAACTGCCACATTTCTCGTACGCGCGCATGGTGGGCATGCTCGATGCGCTGCAGCGCTCGTTTCAACCCGACGAAATTCTGTTGCCCCTGCCTTCGGCGCACCAAGACCACACCTACTGCTGGGAGGTGGGTATCGCCATGACGCGCCCGCATCGGGTCACGCACGTGCCGGCGCTCGTAGCGGGCTATGAGTACCCCCTGACCAGTTGGGGGCAGGGCGCGGGCTTCAGTGCCTTTCGCGGCGGCCTCTACATCGACGTGAGCGCGACGTGGACGCGCAAGCTGCAGGCGCTACGCCAGCATGTGTCGCAGTTCGGCGACGCCGATGGCGACCCGCTGGCGCTAGAAGGTGTCGCGGCGCTAGCGCGCCTGCGTGGTGCCGAGGCGGGATTTGGCCACGCAGAGCTGCTGCACGTGGTGCGCCAGCGCTGGTTCTAA